A genomic stretch from Juglans microcarpa x Juglans regia isolate MS1-56 chromosome 3S, Jm3101_v1.0, whole genome shotgun sequence includes:
- the LOC121258682 gene encoding uncharacterized protein LOC121258682, with protein MDLERTYICGCTEDQKVLYAGYLFQGEAGIWWDMRRQLLVRELGSLAALSWERFKEEFDNRFFPYSIKQLKAQEFATLTQGSLIVEQYAAKFMALGRFALHLISTQRMQAQKFQAGLQPRIRSQVACLIIENYQELVNVAAIIETEHKDLIALIISERKRTSSYAAKESSERNKMFTGSDKGKCIETKSSMLITFPPCGECSKHHGGRCGQWDHMIKDCPSVALRNKRKGVSLNKGYKPKPRQHVPLRVYAVTQGDANANAEGTEEAGTIIGIFF; from the exons ATGGATCTCGAAAGGACATACATCTGTGGTTGTACTGAGGACCAGAAGGTTCTATATGCTGGATACCTATTCcaaggagaagctggaataTGGTGGGATATGCGAAGGCAGCTTCTAGTCAGGGAACTAGGAAGTTTGGCTGCATTGtcatgggagagatttaaggaagaGTTCGACAACAGATTCTTCCCATATTCTATCAAACAGCTGAAGGCGCAAGAGTTCGCAACTTTAACTCAAGGTAGTTTGATCGTAGAGCAATACGCCGCTAAGTTTATGGCATTAGGAAGGTTTGCACTACACTTGATTTCTACTCAAAGGATGCAGGCACAAAAGTTTCAAGCAGGACTTCAGCCAAGGATCCGTAGCCAAGTAGCTTGCCTAATAATAGAGAATTACCAAGAGTTGGTAAACGTGGCTGCGATAATAGAGACAGAGCATAAGGATTTGATTGCCCTGATCATTTCGGAAAGAAAGAGGACTTCATCATACGCTGCTAAAGAAAGTTCAGAAAGGAATAAGATGTTTACTGgatcagataaaggaaaatgcaTTGAAACTAAGAGCTCAATGCTGATCACATTTCCACCTTGTGGAGAGTGCAGTAAACACCATGGAGGCAG GTGTGGCCAATGGGATCATATGATCAAAGATTGCCCTAGTGTTGCTTTgaggaataaaagaaaaggggTTTCTCTCAACAAAGGCTACAAACCAAAGCCGAGGCAGCACGTGCCGTTGAGAGTGTATGCTGTCACTCAGGGAGACGCAAATGCTAACGCCGAAGGAACTGAAGAAGCTGGCACCATCATCGGGATTTTTTTCTAA
- the LOC121258683 gene encoding uncharacterized protein LOC121258683, whose protein sequence is MHPLLFDGRGEPTLVENWIQDIEEILQVLNCTDEQKVAYATFKLTGEANRCWISKRIIREAEGTKIVSWLHFKQIFLERFFLSSVREDKAIEFATLVQGTMTVHQYAARFTELSCFVAYLIPDEEKKACKFEQGLNEKLYQRVVGF, encoded by the coding sequence ATGCACCCCCttttatttgatgggagaggcgaACCAACCCTAGTGGAGAATTGGATTCAGGACATTGAGGAGATATTGCAGGTCCTAAATTGCACAGATGAACAGAAGGTGGCATATGCCACATTCAAGCTAACTGGGGAGGCGAATAGATGTTGGATTTCTAAAAGAATTATTAGAGAAGCGGAAGGGACAAAAATAGTCAGTTGGTTGCATTTCAAGCAAATTTTTCTTGAACGCTTCTTCCTAAGCTCGGTTCGAGAGGACAAGGCTATAGAATTTGCCACCTTGGTACAGGGAACTATGACTGTACATCAATATGCAGCTAGATTTACTGAGTTATCCTGTTTTGTTGCGTATCTGATTCctgatgaggaaaagaaggcgTGTAAATTCGAGCAAGGGCTAAATGAAAAGCTTTATCAACGAGTAGTGGGCTTCTAG